Proteins from a single region of Deinococcus yavapaiensis KR-236:
- a CDS encoding ABC transporter ATP-binding protein, whose translation MRSPPAPVPTPVPGMRTRDFLETLRLAWSASPRHASQFVAANLSSSFLPAANLYVSKLLLDGVAAATQGRETYEQLLGLLAVQVGLVIAGSLLNTISSAAQQLLGDSLQHSISRHILQKASGLPVDAFENAETYDSLQQAYREVGTRPLGVATQLVSLAGAVVTLASVGALMARLGWAVLPLVLLASLPGVWVSNKYGIENYRMLRRQTHDSRVQNYLGSILTSDQLVKEVRLFGFEPYLLTRWREYYVGFRRQLEGLIRARSGWSLLAALVSALLVGAASALILRRAAAGEITVGDFSVFVLGVATVQAQVTSLLTGVTGVYQNLLYMRNLYEFLELPARDLDAGDEWRGSIESIEFRDVSFAYPFTKRDVLRGVTFTVRRGESLALVGENGAGKTTIVKLLTRLFEPTGGTILLNGQDASKFSPRSVQREMSIIFQDFGQYQMSVRENVGVADTTRLQDHFGVERAVERAGAEFVEELPEREETMLGRLFTGGRQLSGGQWQRLALARLYFRDASVLVFDEPTAALDARAEFETMEALRRQAGERITILISHRFSTVRPASRIIVLDGGVITEQGAHDDLVRLGGKYAALYELQAKGYAS comes from the coding sequence GTGCGTTCCCCTCCTGCTCCCGTTCCCACGCCCGTGCCCGGCATGCGGACGCGCGATTTCCTCGAGACGCTGCGCCTCGCGTGGAGTGCCAGCCCACGGCACGCCTCGCAGTTTGTCGCCGCGAACCTCTCGTCGTCGTTTTTGCCCGCCGCGAACTTGTACGTCTCCAAGCTTCTGCTCGACGGCGTGGCCGCCGCGACGCAAGGGCGCGAGACGTACGAACAACTGCTCGGCTTGCTCGCCGTGCAAGTCGGGCTCGTGATCGCCGGGAGTCTCCTGAACACGATTTCCAGCGCGGCGCAGCAACTGCTGGGAGACAGCTTGCAGCACAGCATCAGTCGGCACATTCTGCAAAAAGCGTCGGGCTTGCCCGTCGACGCCTTCGAGAACGCCGAGACGTACGACTCGTTGCAGCAGGCGTACCGCGAGGTCGGGACGCGACCTTTGGGCGTGGCGACGCAGCTCGTGTCGCTCGCCGGCGCCGTCGTGACGTTGGCGTCCGTCGGAGCGTTGATGGCACGACTCGGCTGGGCGGTCTTGCCGCTCGTGCTGCTCGCGAGCCTTCCGGGCGTGTGGGTGAGCAACAAGTACGGCATCGAGAACTACCGCATGCTGCGCCGCCAAACGCACGATTCGCGCGTGCAGAACTACCTCGGCAGCATCCTGACGTCCGACCAGCTCGTGAAGGAAGTGCGCTTGTTCGGCTTCGAGCCGTACCTGCTCACGAGGTGGAGAGAGTACTACGTCGGTTTTCGTCGGCAACTCGAAGGCTTGATTCGGGCGCGTAGCGGTTGGAGCCTTCTGGCGGCCCTCGTGTCCGCCCTGCTCGTCGGGGCGGCGTCCGCGCTCATCTTGCGGCGCGCGGCGGCGGGCGAGATCACCGTCGGCGACTTCAGCGTGTTCGTCCTCGGCGTGGCGACCGTGCAAGCGCAAGTCACGAGCCTTCTGACGGGCGTGACGGGCGTTTACCAGAACTTGCTCTACATGCGCAATCTCTACGAGTTCCTGGAGCTTCCCGCCCGAGACCTCGACGCGGGCGACGAGTGGCGCGGATCGATCGAGTCCATCGAGTTTCGCGACGTGAGCTTCGCGTATCCGTTCACGAAGCGCGACGTGCTGCGCGGCGTGACCTTCACGGTGCGAAGAGGTGAGAGCCTCGCGCTCGTCGGAGAGAACGGGGCGGGCAAGACGACGATCGTGAAGCTTCTGACGCGTCTGTTCGAGCCGACGGGCGGCACGATCCTTCTCAACGGCCAAGACGCCTCGAAGTTCAGCCCACGCTCGGTGCAACGCGAAATGAGCATCATCTTCCAAGATTTCGGCCAATACCAGATGAGCGTGCGCGAAAACGTCGGTGTGGCGGACACGACCCGCTTGCAAGACCACTTCGGCGTGGAGCGCGCCGTGGAACGCGCGGGCGCGGAGTTCGTCGAGGAACTGCCGGAGCGGGAGGAGACGATGCTCGGTCGCCTCTTCACGGGCGGGCGGCAGCTCAGCGGGGGACAGTGGCAACGACTCGCCCTCGCACGCCTGTACTTCCGGGACGCGTCGGTGCTGGTGTTCGACGAGCCGACGGCGGCCCTCGACGCCCGAGCCGAGTTCGAGACGATGGAAGCTTTGCGGCGTCAAGCGGGGGAGCGCATCACCATCTTGATTTCGCACCGATTTTCCACGGTGCGGCCCGCCAGTCGAATCATCGTGCTCGACGGCGGCGTCATTACCGAGCAGGGCGCGCACGACGACCTCGTGCGCCTCGGCGGAAAGTACGCGGCCCTCTACGAGTTGCAGGCGAAAGGTTACGCGAGCTGA
- a CDS encoding DHA2 family efflux MFS transporter permease subunit, producing the protein MSTPTTLSDAPPAPEFSRQEKVFTLVGTLLGLLLAALDQTIVATAGPQIQKVLNIDTSLYTWITTAYLVASTVMVPIYGKLSDLYGRKAVLLFGVITFLAGSFLCGAAGEPFFGSLFGGGAGQLIAFRALQGFGSAALFTTAFAVISDLFSPAERGRYSGLFGAVFGLSSVLGPLIGGFLTDHLSWRWVFYVNLPVGALALFFIITRMPALRHLYTGSEERPRIDFVGAFLLAVAVIPLLLALTLGKSQVAEGQTGFLWTSWQILAMFGTALVGTAAFLYTERRAHDPIIPLKFFKNRVFSIGSLAGFVLGMAFLGPIVFLPLFMVNVVGLSATNSGLTITPLALALVASNVISGQLVSRLGKYKPIMIGALLLLIVGFLVMAFTLTTDASQASVTFKMILVGLGLGPSIPLYTLAVQNAMDPRQTGAVTSSITFFRSLGQVVGVAILGTVFANTLSAGLDATKAKVEAELPSGARGGLTFGGGTTGGEGASSTNFDLEKLKSDARRKLEDQKRDLTLAVRDEDPAAVKRLLANDSTPKKLRDLLTKGGVAASVHASLQEQKEVVVKALRDNDPASVKKLLASDRTPKQLRDVLEAGGVAASVNAGFDRIFKSVEEAVTSGNPARLSALAQNPQLPEALRQNLAGLPARTISTSQGRQAVLSQIRGNLDVARESAVRNARQVAVQNALSGIDKVEETTVEQVKASIVREASDSITAAEPKVFRALEDLGAGVKTAFTDSVTRVFRVGIFIVVLGFLVTLLLPQLPLRKRGQGGPPALE; encoded by the coding sequence AAATCCAAAAGGTCTTGAACATCGACACGAGCTTGTACACGTGGATCACCACGGCGTACCTCGTGGCGAGCACCGTCATGGTGCCCATCTACGGCAAGCTCAGCGACCTTTACGGACGCAAGGCCGTGCTGCTCTTCGGCGTGATCACCTTTCTCGCGGGCTCGTTCTTGTGCGGCGCGGCGGGCGAGCCGTTCTTCGGCAGCCTCTTCGGCGGCGGGGCAGGTCAACTCATCGCCTTCCGCGCCTTGCAAGGATTCGGAAGCGCCGCCTTGTTCACGACGGCCTTCGCCGTGATCTCCGACCTCTTCTCACCTGCCGAGCGCGGCCGCTACTCGGGCTTGTTCGGCGCCGTGTTCGGCTTGTCCTCGGTGCTCGGGCCGCTCATCGGCGGTTTCCTGACCGATCACTTGTCGTGGCGCTGGGTGTTCTACGTCAACCTTCCGGTCGGCGCGCTCGCCTTGTTCTTCATCATCACGCGCATGCCCGCCTTGCGGCACTTGTACACGGGGAGCGAGGAGCGTCCGCGCATCGACTTCGTCGGGGCTTTCCTGCTCGCCGTCGCCGTGATTCCACTGCTGCTCGCCCTCACGCTCGGCAAGAGCCAAGTCGCCGAGGGACAGACGGGCTTCCTCTGGACGTCTTGGCAGATCCTGGCGATGTTCGGCACGGCCCTCGTCGGCACGGCCGCGTTCTTGTACACCGAGCGCCGAGCGCATGACCCGATCATTCCGCTGAAGTTCTTCAAGAATCGCGTCTTCTCGATCGGCAGCCTCGCCGGATTCGTCCTCGGCATGGCCTTCCTCGGACCGATCGTGTTCCTGCCGCTGTTCATGGTGAACGTCGTGGGGCTCAGCGCCACGAACTCCGGCCTCACGATCACGCCGCTCGCCCTCGCGCTCGTCGCGAGCAACGTCATCTCCGGGCAGCTCGTATCGCGCCTCGGGAAGTACAAGCCGATCATGATCGGCGCGCTCTTGCTGCTGATCGTCGGCTTCCTCGTCATGGCGTTCACCCTCACTACCGACGCGTCGCAAGCCAGCGTGACTTTCAAGATGATCCTCGTCGGCCTCGGACTCGGGCCGTCCATTCCCCTCTACACCCTCGCCGTGCAAAACGCCATGGACCCACGGCAAACGGGCGCCGTGACGTCGAGCATCACCTTCTTCCGCTCGCTCGGGCAAGTCGTGGGCGTCGCGATTCTCGGAACCGTCTTCGCGAACACCCTCTCGGCGGGTCTCGACGCGACGAAGGCGAAGGTCGAAGCGGAACTCCCGAGCGGCGCACGCGGCGGCTTGACGTTCGGCGGCGGAACGACGGGCGGCGAAGGCGCTTCCTCCACGAACTTCGACCTCGAAAAGCTCAAGAGCGACGCTCGCCGCAAGCTCGAAGATCAAAAACGAGACCTCACCCTCGCCGTTCGAGACGAGGACCCGGCGGCCGTCAAACGGCTGCTCGCCAACGACTCGACGCCCAAGAAACTGCGCGACTTGCTGACAAAGGGCGGCGTGGCGGCGAGCGTGCACGCGTCGCTGCAAGAACAAAAAGAGGTGGTCGTCAAAGCCCTGCGCGACAACGACCCGGCCAGCGTGAAGAAGCTCCTGGCGAGCGACCGGACACCGAAGCAACTTCGTGACGTCCTCGAAGCGGGCGGCGTGGCGGCGAGCGTGAACGCGGGCTTCGACCGAATCTTCAAGTCGGTCGAGGAAGCGGTCACGAGCGGCAATCCCGCGCGCCTCTCGGCCCTCGCCCAAAATCCGCAACTGCCCGAGGCTCTGCGCCAAAACCTGGCGGGCCTTCCCGCGCGAACCATCTCGACGTCCCAAGGTCGGCAAGCGGTCCTGTCGCAGATTCGAGGCAACCTTGACGTGGCACGTGAAAGCGCGGTTCGGAACGCTCGTCAGGTCGCCGTGCAAAACGCGCTGTCGGGAATCGACAAGGTCGAGGAGACCACCGTCGAGCAGGTGAAGGCTTCGATCGTCCGCGAGGCGAGCGACAGCATCACGGCCGCCGAACCGAAGGTCTTCAGGGCCCTCGAAGACCTCGGCGCGGGCGTCAAGACCGCGTTCACGGACAGCGTCACGCGCGTCTTCCGCGTCGGCATCTTCATCGTCGTGCTGGGCTTCCTCGTGACGCTGTTGCTGCCGCAACTTCCGCTTCGCAAGCGCGGCCAAGGCGGCCCGCCCGCTCTCGAGTAA
- a CDS encoding trans-sulfuration enzyme family protein → MSDNNRTSGFRTRAVHAGGGVEPRTGAHATPIYQTSTFGYFDADRGERLFGGQESGYFYTRLGNPTVRAFEEKVASLEGAEDAVAFASGMGAISALALTFLKPGDELAFLGPLYGGTEGFFHEVLEKFGVHAWEASDLADLEARVTRRVKMVYVETPTNPTLRITDLRNTARIAHSVDALAVTDNTFATPYLTRPLQHDFDVVLHSATKYLGGHGDAIGGVVVGRADAIRELRVTGLRHVGASLGPQEAYLFLRGVKTLPLRMDAHCDGAEIVARTFDGHPAIARVYYPGLSSHVGHEIAARQMKRFGGMVSFDLRGGYDAAKAFLNNLRLFVQAVSLGDVESLSCHPASTTHQLLGPDILARQGVTPGLVRLSVGIEDPEDLVLDIERALESVVSLAAD, encoded by the coding sequence ATGAGCGACAACAACCGAACGTCCGGCTTCCGGACGCGCGCCGTCCACGCGGGCGGCGGTGTCGAGCCGCGCACGGGAGCGCATGCCACGCCGATCTACCAGACGTCGACTTTCGGTTACTTCGACGCCGATCGCGGCGAACGCCTCTTCGGAGGGCAGGAAAGCGGCTACTTCTACACGCGCCTCGGCAATCCGACGGTGCGAGCCTTCGAGGAAAAAGTGGCGAGCCTCGAGGGAGCCGAGGACGCCGTCGCGTTCGCGAGCGGCATGGGGGCCATCAGCGCGCTCGCCCTCACCTTCTTGAAGCCTGGCGATGAACTCGCCTTCCTCGGGCCTCTGTACGGCGGCACCGAAGGCTTCTTCCACGAGGTTCTGGAGAAGTTCGGCGTGCACGCTTGGGAAGCGTCGGACCTCGCCGATCTCGAAGCGCGCGTCACTCGCCGCGTGAAGATGGTGTACGTCGAGACGCCCACCAACCCCACCTTGCGCATCACCGATTTGCGGAACACGGCGCGTATCGCGCATTCTGTCGACGCCCTCGCCGTCACGGACAACACCTTCGCCACCCCGTACCTCACGCGGCCCCTTCAACACGACTTCGATGTCGTGCTGCACAGCGCCACGAAGTACCTCGGCGGGCACGGCGACGCGATCGGCGGCGTGGTCGTGGGCCGAGCGGACGCCATTCGGGAGTTACGCGTCACGGGCTTGCGGCACGTCGGTGCGAGCCTCGGGCCACAGGAAGCGTACCTGTTCTTGCGCGGCGTCAAGACCCTCCCGCTTCGCATGGACGCCCACTGCGACGGTGCCGAAATCGTCGCGCGCACGTTCGACGGCCACCCGGCCATCGCCCGCGTGTACTACCCGGGGCTTTCGTCGCACGTGGGCCACGAGATCGCCGCTCGTCAAATGAAGCGCTTCGGCGGCATGGTGAGCTTCGACTTGAGGGGCGGCTACGACGCCGCCAAGGCGTTTTTGAACAACCTACGGCTCTTCGTGCAGGCCGTGTCCCTCGGAGACGTCGAGAGCCTCTCGTGCCACCCGGCGAGCACGACCCATCAGCTTCTCGGGCCCGACATTCTCGCTCGCCAAGGCGTCACGCCGGGCCTCGTACGTCTTTCAGTCGGCATCGAGGATCCCGAGGATCTCGTTCTCGACATCGAACGCGCCCTCGAAAGCGTCGTCAGCCTCGCTGCCGACTGA